A single Deinococcus sedimenti DNA region contains:
- a CDS encoding MDR family MFS transporter, producing MWRTLHPNVKTRITTSFLSRVVGSMVFPFMAIYFTTHLGAALAGTLLLAAGIVQFLAGLYGGALADALGRRRTLLTGEGLKLLAFTLMLLGNLHGPNPWLTFAALLLVNVSGGLINPAAEAMLVDVSTPDTRTFMYAVNYWAVNLSILIGTLIGGWLYHDHFTLLLALLVGMSVLTAALCFALMTETRAASPTARADLGLTPLLRSYAQVITDRPFLLFVLGGILILSIEFTRTNHIAVHLAQNFPHADWHGLTLDGVRAASVLTAINTLLIVALTAPVARWLTGRDPHRPMHAGFALFAIGFAGLAYSTHLPTLIAASVILSIGELLYVPTRQALLSDLIPEERRGAYLATHGQVFTISKWIAALGLPVGAAIGGAGMAAALLLLGALGSLLTALALRRTVGERMARA from the coding sequence ATGTGGCGCACCCTGCACCCGAACGTGAAAACCCGCATCACCACGTCCTTCCTCAGCCGCGTCGTCGGCAGCATGGTCTTCCCGTTCATGGCCATCTACTTCACCACGCACCTCGGCGCCGCCCTCGCCGGAACACTGCTGCTGGCCGCCGGCATCGTGCAGTTCCTCGCGGGCCTGTACGGCGGCGCCCTCGCCGACGCCCTCGGCCGCCGCCGCACCCTCCTGACCGGCGAAGGCCTGAAACTCCTCGCCTTCACCCTCATGCTCCTCGGCAACCTCCACGGCCCCAACCCCTGGCTCACCTTCGCCGCGCTGCTCCTCGTCAACGTCTCCGGCGGCCTCATCAACCCCGCCGCCGAAGCCATGCTCGTCGACGTCAGCACCCCCGACACCCGCACCTTCATGTACGCCGTCAACTACTGGGCCGTCAACCTCAGCATCCTGATCGGCACCCTCATCGGCGGCTGGCTCTACCACGACCACTTCACCCTCCTGCTCGCCCTGCTCGTCGGCATGAGCGTCCTCACGGCCGCGCTGTGCTTCGCCCTCATGACCGAAACCCGCGCCGCCAGCCCCACCGCCCGCGCAGACCTCGGCCTCACCCCCCTCCTGCGCAGCTACGCGCAGGTCATCACCGACCGCCCCTTCCTCCTCTTCGTCCTCGGCGGCATCCTCATCCTCAGCATCGAATTCACCCGCACCAACCACATCGCCGTGCACCTCGCCCAGAATTTCCCCCACGCCGACTGGCACGGCCTCACCCTCGACGGCGTCCGCGCCGCCAGCGTCCTCACCGCCATCAACACCCTCCTCATCGTCGCCCTCACCGCCCCCGTCGCCCGCTGGCTCACCGGCCGCGACCCCCACCGACCCATGCACGCAGGCTTCGCCCTGTTCGCCATCGGCTTCGCCGGACTGGCCTACAGCACCCACCTCCCCACCCTGATCGCCGCCTCCGTCATCCTCAGCATCGGCGAACTGCTCTACGTCCCCACCCGGCAGGCGCTCCTCTCCGACCTGATCCCCGAGGAACGTCGCGGCGCGTACCTCGCCACGCACGGGCAGGTGTTCACCATCAGCAAATGGATCGCCGCACTCGGCCTGCCCGTCGGGGCCGCCATCGGCGGGGCAGGCATGGCCGCCGCACTCCTCCTGCTCGGCGCGCTGGGCAGCCTGCTCACCGCGCTCGCACTGCGCCGGACGGTTGGGGAGAGGATGGCTCGCGCCTGA
- a CDS encoding ABC transporter substrate-binding protein, producing the protein MVSPFPVDSRVPDWPYLSLRAALHARDGVRDWHRVTLADAQTWWGCSDRTAKRQLARLHASGRLVYTPGRGRGNTSRVAFAGALEGELAALTAHLAAVGAAADLARLSRLGFPRAWVLTDAVRGTFGLGVGPAGTDRLRTVVTRPLTSLDPLTVNSAAEAHLLTQVLDPLLVFDPVVGTLRPHLAHHWGAPDGGRSWVFHLRKGVQFHHGRTLEAQDVCFTLERVRRGAPWYLGGVLDVRAPTPFTVQVTLTDPDLFFPRRLAHEQALILPRDVPFDERRPVGTGAFRWHALDGGFRLEAFDAHFAGRPLIDEVEVFLVPELRGDAPPALDVSGVPEDPVERWVPENSVQFLIWNAHRPAARSAALRAAVVELHDIRAFWHESGRAERLLPATSFLPRRSLNRPPRGHSLARAQALLARAAYAGPPLRVWVLDLPGARQEADWLAARSARLGLPMQVVPAPLDALPNAGDDVDLAFMGEIAGWDEHLSFWSALKQPELLFRRLLPADVLRDVDALLDGYRVAPGAEALEALMTRVEARLMGGHHLHLTHHRVKRRAVHPLIRDVHPDAYGRIDFKRLWLGDARA; encoded by the coding sequence ATGGTGTCCCCTTTTCCTGTTGATTCGCGTGTGCCGGACTGGCCGTACCTGTCGCTGCGAGCGGCGCTGCACGCGCGGGATGGGGTGCGGGACTGGCACCGGGTAACGCTGGCGGACGCGCAGACGTGGTGGGGGTGCAGTGACCGGACGGCGAAACGGCAGCTGGCGCGGTTGCACGCTTCGGGGCGGCTGGTGTACACGCCGGGGCGCGGGCGGGGGAACACGTCGCGGGTGGCGTTCGCGGGGGCGCTGGAGGGGGAACTGGCGGCCCTGACGGCGCATCTGGCGGCGGTGGGGGCGGCGGCGGATCTGGCGCGGCTCTCACGGCTGGGGTTTCCGCGCGCGTGGGTGCTGACGGACGCGGTGCGGGGCACGTTCGGGCTGGGGGTGGGTCCGGCGGGCACGGATCGCCTGCGGACGGTGGTGACGCGGCCCCTGACCAGTCTGGATCCGCTGACGGTGAACTCGGCGGCGGAGGCGCATCTGCTGACGCAGGTGCTGGATCCACTGCTGGTCTTCGATCCGGTTGTGGGAACGTTGCGGCCCCATCTGGCGCATCACTGGGGCGCGCCGGACGGGGGCCGCAGTTGGGTCTTTCACCTGCGTAAGGGCGTGCAGTTCCATCACGGGCGGACGCTGGAGGCGCAGGACGTGTGCTTCACGCTGGAGCGGGTGCGGCGCGGGGCGCCGTGGTACCTGGGCGGCGTGCTGGACGTGCGGGCGCCCACGCCGTTCACGGTGCAGGTCACGCTGACCGATCCGGACCTGTTCTTTCCGCGGCGGCTGGCGCACGAGCAGGCGCTGATCCTCCCGCGGGACGTGCCGTTCGACGAGCGCCGCCCGGTCGGGACGGGGGCGTTCCGCTGGCACGCGCTGGACGGCGGGTTCCGGCTGGAGGCCTTCGACGCGCACTTCGCGGGGCGGCCCCTGATCGACGAGGTGGAGGTCTTTCTCGTGCCGGAACTGCGTGGGGACGCGCCGCCTGCCCTGGACGTGTCGGGTGTGCCGGAGGATCCGGTCGAGCGCTGGGTCCCGGAGAACAGCGTGCAGTTCCTGATCTGGAACGCCCACCGGCCCGCCGCGCGGTCGGCGGCGCTGCGCGCGGCGGTGGTCGAGCTGCACGACATCCGCGCGTTCTGGCACGAATCGGGCCGCGCCGAGCGGCTGCTGCCGGCCACGTCGTTCCTGCCGCGCCGCAGCCTGAACCGTCCGCCGCGTGGGCACTCGCTGGCACGGGCGCAGGCGCTGCTGGCACGGGCCGCGTACGCCGGGCCGCCGCTGCGTGTGTGGGTGCTGGACCTGCCCGGCGCCCGGCAGGAGGCCGACTGGCTGGCCGCGCGGTCTGCCCGGCTGGGCCTGCCGATGCAGGTCGTTCCGGCGCCGCTGGACGCTCTGCCGAACGCCGGGGACGACGTGGATCTGGCGTTCATGGGTGAGATCGCCGGGTGGGACGAGCACCTGTCGTTCTGGTCGGCGCTGAAGCAGCCGGAGCTGCTGTTCCGCCGCCTGCTGCCTGCCGACGTGCTGCGCGACGTGGACGCGCTACTGGACGGGTACCGCGTGGCCCCCGGCGCGGAGGCGCTGGAGGCCCTGATGACCCGCGTGGAGGCGCGGCTGATGGGCGGGCATCACCTGCACCTCACGCATCACCGCGTCAAGCGCCGCGCGGTGCACCCCCTGATCCGGGACGTGCACCCGGACGCGTACGGCCGCATCGATTTCAAGCGCCTGTGGCTGGGGGACGCCCGCGCCTGA
- a CDS encoding Ppx/GppA phosphatase family protein, which translates to MRVAVADVGTNSSHLLIAEAARGDAGGYRVLDALKDRTRLGECLDGAGNLTPEGEDRLASALTRFRALASGAGVAEVHVYATSALREALNGPEVAARMLARTGVYPAIISGVREGELTYLGAAHAVELGVDSVLLDLGGGSLEFARGDAARASDVLSLPLGAIRMRDAFLRSDPPGRRELAALEGAVREALAPHVERFRVRPGTRVVLSSGTAEAAAEAILARRGEEARGVNGTRLSVAELGELLEHVRGLKGAARARVPGLERRADTVVAGLATLHAALTVLGAQEFTVSEGALREGMLIEELTRLEAYSSSISARQRSVLGMAERFGANLSHSRQVAALARELLARLRALGVDLGAEGEARSVLTAAGALHEVGQIVAQSAHHKHSAYLIRHAELRGFTPREIELVALLARYHRKSAPRPSHPEFAALSEADQALVTRWVGILRVADGLDRSHAGAARVTGLTRTRDGWQLSVQGATPLDLEGAREKADVWARAFGPLTLKAE; encoded by the coding sequence ATGAGGGTTGCCGTTGCGGATGTGGGGACCAATTCCAGTCACCTGTTGATCGCGGAGGCGGCGCGGGGGGACGCGGGTGGGTACCGGGTGCTGGATGCCCTGAAGGACCGGACGCGGTTGGGGGAGTGCCTGGACGGGGCGGGGAACCTGACGCCGGAGGGTGAGGATCGGCTGGCGTCGGCGTTGACGCGGTTCCGGGCGCTGGCGTCGGGGGCGGGCGTGGCGGAGGTGCACGTGTACGCGACGAGTGCGCTGCGGGAGGCGCTGAACGGGCCGGAGGTGGCGGCGCGGATGCTGGCGCGGACCGGGGTGTACCCGGCGATCATCAGTGGGGTGCGTGAGGGGGAATTGACGTACCTGGGTGCGGCGCACGCGGTGGAGCTGGGTGTGGACAGCGTGCTGCTGGATCTGGGTGGGGGGAGTCTGGAGTTCGCGCGGGGGGACGCGGCGCGCGCTTCGGACGTGCTGAGTCTGCCGCTGGGCGCGATTCGCATGCGGGACGCGTTCCTGCGCTCTGATCCGCCGGGGCGGCGGGAACTGGCGGCGCTGGAGGGCGCGGTGAGGGAGGCGCTGGCGCCGCACGTGGAGCGGTTCCGGGTGCGGCCGGGCACGCGGGTGGTGCTGTCGAGCGGTACGGCGGAGGCGGCGGCCGAGGCGATCCTGGCGCGGCGGGGCGAGGAGGCGCGCGGCGTGAACGGCACGCGCCTGAGTGTCGCGGAGCTGGGCGAGCTGCTGGAGCACGTGCGGGGGTTGAAGGGGGCGGCGCGGGCGCGGGTGCCGGGCCTGGAGCGGCGGGCGGATACGGTCGTGGCGGGGCTGGCGACGCTGCACGCGGCGCTGACGGTGCTGGGCGCGCAGGAGTTCACGGTCAGCGAGGGCGCGCTGCGCGAGGGCATGCTGATCGAGGAGCTGACGCGGCTGGAGGCGTACAGTTCGTCGATCAGTGCGCGGCAGCGCAGCGTGCTGGGCATGGCGGAGCGGTTCGGGGCGAACCTGTCGCATTCGCGGCAGGTGGCGGCGCTGGCGCGTGAGCTGCTGGCGCGGCTGCGGGCGCTGGGCGTGGACCTGGGTGCGGAGGGCGAGGCGCGCAGCGTGCTGACGGCGGCGGGGGCGCTGCACGAGGTGGGGCAGATCGTGGCGCAGAGCGCGCACCATAAGCACTCGGCGTACCTGATCCGTCACGCGGAGTTGCGGGGGTTCACGCCGCGGGAGATCGAGCTGGTGGCGCTGCTGGCCCGCTACCACCGCAAGAGTGCGCCCAGGCCGTCGCATCCGGAGTTCGCGGCGCTGAGCGAGGCGGATCAGGCGCTCGTGACGCGCTGGGTGGGCATCCTGCGGGTGGCGGATGGGCTGGACCGGTCGCATGCGGGCGCGGCGCGCGTGACGGGCCTGACCCGCACGCGTGACGGCTGGCAGCTGAGCGTGCAGGGCGCCACGCCGCTGGACCTGGAGGGCGCGCGGGAGAAGGCGGACGTGTGGGCGCGGGCGTTCGGTCCGCTGACCCTGAAGGCCGAGTAG
- the pdxY gene encoding pyridoxal kinase PdxY, which produces MKDASPAAPAVTPPTLPQNILSIQSWVAYGHVGNAAAVFPLQRLGFEVWAIHTVQFSNHTGYGAWTGALFPPEQVADLIDGIEARGALGGCHAVLSGYMGSEGTVAAVVDAVRRVRVANPDALYACDPVMGDVGRGVFVRPELPDLIAAQAIPEADLVTPNQFELELLTGHTVDTLEHALEAARALRERLRAGGPRIVVVTSLVRSGAPEESIETLVVTDDGAWLCRTPMLPLDPPRNGTGDAIAALFLGHYLRGGDAAQALSLAMSALYALLQRTHVAGTREIQLVAAQDEFLKPARMFEAQQVG; this is translated from the coding sequence ATGAAGGACGCCTCGCCCGCCGCTCCGGCTGTCACCCCGCCAACCCTGCCGCAGAACATCCTGAGTATCCAGTCGTGGGTGGCGTACGGGCACGTGGGGAACGCCGCGGCCGTGTTTCCGCTGCAGCGCCTGGGGTTCGAGGTCTGGGCGATTCATACGGTGCAGTTCAGCAACCACACCGGGTACGGCGCGTGGACGGGCGCGCTGTTCCCGCCTGAGCAGGTCGCGGACCTGATCGACGGGATCGAGGCGCGCGGCGCGCTGGGCGGCTGCCACGCGGTCCTCAGCGGGTACATGGGCAGCGAGGGCACGGTCGCGGCGGTCGTGGACGCCGTGCGGCGGGTGCGCGTGGCGAACCCGGACGCGCTGTACGCCTGCGACCCGGTGATGGGCGACGTGGGGCGCGGGGTGTTCGTCCGCCCAGAGCTGCCGGACCTGATCGCGGCGCAGGCGATTCCGGAGGCGGATCTCGTCACGCCGAACCAGTTCGAGCTGGAACTCCTGACCGGGCACACGGTGGACACGCTGGAGCACGCGCTGGAGGCCGCCCGCGCCCTGCGGGAACGGCTGCGTGCGGGTGGGCCGCGGATCGTGGTGGTGACCAGTCTGGTCCGCAGCGGCGCGCCCGAGGAGAGCATCGAGACACTGGTCGTCACGGACGACGGCGCGTGGCTGTGCCGCACGCCCATGCTGCCGCTGGACCCGCCGCGCAACGGCACCGGGGACGCCATCGCGGCGCTGTTCCTGGGTCACTACCTGAGAGGTGGGGACGCCGCGCAGGCCCTGAGCCTCGCCATGAGTGCCCTGTATGCCCTGCTGCAGCGCACGCACGTGGCGGGGACCCGCGAGATTCAGCTGGTGGCCGCGCAGGACGAGTTCCTGAAACCCGCCCGGATGTTCGAGGCGCAGCAGGTCGGCTGA
- a CDS encoding DUF3995 domain-containing protein, translating to MTPYSTLAALILLVLAAVHGYWLFGGRAGLTAALPSRPGPSTGPLLTPGPGATALVALALLSCAVLVPLAATFSWARGATLAAGVAFGLRAVGDFRYLGLFKRVRGTTFARWDDRLYIPLCVTLSGLLLLAAQPA from the coding sequence ATGACACCGTATTCCACCCTGGCCGCCCTGATCCTGCTCGTCCTGGCCGCCGTGCACGGCTACTGGCTGTTCGGCGGGCGCGCCGGACTGACCGCCGCGCTGCCCAGCCGACCCGGCCCCTCCACCGGACCGCTGCTCACGCCGGGACCGGGCGCCACCGCCCTGGTCGCCCTGGCCCTGCTGAGCTGCGCCGTCCTCGTCCCGCTCGCCGCGACCTTCAGCTGGGCGCGTGGGGCGACCCTGGCCGCCGGGGTCGCCTTCGGCCTGCGCGCGGTCGGGGACTTCCGGTACCTGGGGCTGTTCAAACGCGTGCGCGGCACCACCTTCGCCCGCTGGGACGACCGGCTGTACATCCCGCTGTGTGTGACCCTCAGTGGACTGCTGCTGCTCGCTGCGCAGCCCGCCTGA
- a CDS encoding TetR/AcrR family transcriptional regulator: protein MTLTPDDWLHAAYHLFAQDGPDGVRVERLARTLSVSKGSFYWHHRDRQALLTTLLDRWETLNTTLIAHAEQGGPPRACVQRVLDRLFDGAPTSLRSETQFLAWSRTDPQAAVVTARVEDRRVAFLTRQLRRSGLNAPDAAQRAELLYAALIGLLDRSGRGALSDPTPLRTHLLTLIPETP from the coding sequence ATGACCCTCACCCCCGACGACTGGCTGCACGCCGCGTACCACCTCTTCGCGCAGGACGGCCCGGACGGCGTGCGGGTCGAGCGACTGGCCCGCACGCTGAGCGTCAGCAAGGGCAGCTTCTACTGGCACCACCGCGACCGTCAGGCGCTGCTGACCACGCTGCTGGACCGCTGGGAGACCCTCAACACCACCCTGATCGCGCACGCCGAGCAGGGCGGCCCCCCACGGGCCTGCGTGCAGCGCGTGCTGGACCGCCTGTTCGACGGCGCGCCCACCTCACTGCGCAGCGAGACACAGTTCCTGGCCTGGAGCCGCACCGACCCGCAGGCCGCCGTCGTCACCGCCCGCGTGGAGGACCGCCGCGTGGCGTTCCTGACCCGCCAGCTGCGCCGCAGCGGCCTGAATGCCCCCGACGCCGCGCAGCGCGCCGAACTGCTGTACGCCGCCCTGATCGGCCTGCTCGACCGCAGCGGCCGCGGCGCCCTCAGCGACCCCACGCCGCTGCGCACTCACCTGCTGACCCTGATCCCGGAGACCCCATGA